One Hevea brasiliensis isolate MT/VB/25A 57/8 chromosome 5, ASM3005281v1, whole genome shotgun sequence genomic region harbors:
- the LOC131180060 gene encoding uncharacterized mitochondrial protein AtMg00310-like has product MLSQAGKDVLIKAVASAIPVYAMAYFKLPMSLCQEINKMLADFWCGQSKTGKKQHWISWTSMCCGKSLGGLGFRDLQSFNQALLAKQGWRIITNPNSLLARVLKGEYFHASSFSQASINGNPSWGWRSLLWRREILLHGMRWQVNNGNSILCKEDKWIPQSFPNLPHVKADANPHINWVSQLIDRPNCRWNYQALNDVFHEDEIRNIMAIPISMVDREDRISWHLTQNGTYNVKSSYHIAHTLKMSKIMENVAGPSLNSQANLNSFWKKVWSTQLPP; this is encoded by the coding sequence ATGCTATCTCAAGCAGGAAAAGATGTTCTTATAAAGGCAGTGGCTTCTGCTATCCCAGTCTATGCCATGGCATACTTCAAACTACCAATGTCACTTTGTCAAGAAATTAACAAGATGTTGGCTGACTTTTGGTGTGGACAAAGCAAAACAGGAAAAAAGCAACACTGGATTTCATGGACTAGTATGTGCTGTGGCAAATCTCTTGGAGGTTTGGGTTTTAGAGATCTTCAGAGTTTTAACCAAGCTCTTCTAGCAAAACAAGGTTGGAGGATAATAACTAACCCTAATTCTTTACTTGCTCGGGTGCTGAAAGGTGAATACTTCCATGCTTCCTCATTTTCACAAGCTTCAATTAATGGGAATCCATCATGGGGTTGGCGCAGTCTCTTGTGGAGAAGGGAAATTCTTCTTCATGGTATGAGATGGCAAGTCAACAATGGGAATTCTATTTTATGCAAGGAGGACAAATGGATCCCACAATCCTTCCCCAATCTTCCTCATGTCAAGGCTGATGCAAATCCTCATATTAATTGGGTTTCACAATTGATTGACAGACCCAATTGTAGGTGGAACTATCAAGCTCTCAATGATGTCTTTCATGAGGATGAAATCAGGAATATTATGGCTATCCCAATAAGCATGGTGGATAGGGAAGATAGAATTTCTTGGCATTTAACCCAAAATGGTACCTATAATGTCAAGTCAAGTTATCACATAGCTCATACTCTTAAAATGAGCAAGATTATGGAGAATGTTGCAGGTCCAAGTCTGAATTCCCAAGCAAATCTCAACTCCTTTTGGAAGAAAGTGTGGAGTACCCAATTACCCCCCTAA
- the LOC110667480 gene encoding transcription factor MYB113 isoform X2: MEGPKGVRKGAWTSEEDNLLRNWVERHGGARWHLVPSRAGLNRCRKSCRLRWLNYLKPNINRGEFAEDEVDLMIKLHKLLGNRWSLISGRLPGRTANDIKNFWNTRMRKKITYCEEDAKPKTPNAKKTNIIRPQPWKFKNMSSTTVNNAQVKLLQEPNGSNTHQNARMVHGGGVAPADNNLCEHSMAFPLPRSYNEDVCEQFLDKKEINQFNGSATKPFAEENATGTDAMHTFFEEGQMTKRMNDFYEEDWWIEFSSDNMDLWKLLNEEQETSIDEML; encoded by the exons ATGGAAGGCCCTAAAGGAGTGAGGAAAGGTGCTTGGACTTCTGAAGAAGATAACCTTCTCAGGAACTGGGTTGAAAGACATGGGGGAGCCAGATGGCATCTAGTTCCTTCCAGGGCAg GGTTGAACAGATGCAGGAAAAGCTGTAGATTGAGGTGGTTGAACTATCTTAAACCAAATATCAATAGAGGGGAATTCGCGGAGGATGAAGTTGATTTGATGATCAAACTACACAAGCTCCTTGGTAACAG ATGGTCATTAATTTCTGGAAGACTACCAGGAAGAACAGCGAATGATATAAAGAATTTCTGGAACACCCGCATGCGCAAGAAGATCACTTATTGCGAGGAAGATGCGAAACCGAAAACACCAAACGCAAAAAAGACCAACATAATAAGGCCTCAACCTTGGAAATTCAAAAATATGTCATCAACTACTGTAAATAATGCGCAAGTCAAGTTGTTGCAGGAACCAAATGGATCAAACACACATCAAAATGCAAGAATGGTGCATGGTGGTGGTGTGGCGCCGGCTGACAATAATCTTTGCGAGCACTCTATGGCTTTTCCACTTCCAAGATCGTATAATGAAGACGTGTGTGAGCAATTTTTAGACAAGAAAGAAATCAACCAATTCAATGGCAGTGCCACAAAGCCTTTTGCAGAAGAAAACGCAACGGGGACCGATGCAATGCACACTTTCTTTGAAgaaggccaaatgaccaaacggATGAACGATTTCTATGAAGAAGACTGGTGGATTGAATTTTCCTCTGATAATATGGACCTTTGGAAACTACTGAATGAAGAAC
- the LOC110667480 gene encoding transcription factor MYB82 isoform X1, whose translation MEGPKGVRKGAWTSEEDNLLRNWVERHGGARWHLVPSRAGLNRCRKSCRLRWLNYLKPNINRGEFAEDEVDLMIKLHKLLGNRGSLLLVPRWSLISGRLPGRTANDIKNFWNTRMRKKITYCEEDAKPKTPNAKKTNIIRPQPWKFKNMSSTTVNNAQVKLLQEPNGSNTHQNARMVHGGGVAPADNNLCEHSMAFPLPRSYNEDVCEQFLDKKEINQFNGSATKPFAEENATGTDAMHTFFEEGQMTKRMNDFYEEDWWIEFSSDNMDLWKLLNEEQETSIDEML comes from the exons ATGGAAGGCCCTAAAGGAGTGAGGAAAGGTGCTTGGACTTCTGAAGAAGATAACCTTCTCAGGAACTGGGTTGAAAGACATGGGGGAGCCAGATGGCATCTAGTTCCTTCCAGGGCAg GGTTGAACAGATGCAGGAAAAGCTGTAGATTGAGGTGGTTGAACTATCTTAAACCAAATATCAATAGAGGGGAATTCGCGGAGGATGAAGTTGATTTGATGATCAAACTACACAAGCTCCTTGGTAACAG AGGTTCACTGCTTCTTGTGCCCAGATGGTCATTAATTTCTGGAAGACTACCAGGAAGAACAGCGAATGATATAAAGAATTTCTGGAACACCCGCATGCGCAAGAAGATCACTTATTGCGAGGAAGATGCGAAACCGAAAACACCAAACGCAAAAAAGACCAACATAATAAGGCCTCAACCTTGGAAATTCAAAAATATGTCATCAACTACTGTAAATAATGCGCAAGTCAAGTTGTTGCAGGAACCAAATGGATCAAACACACATCAAAATGCAAGAATGGTGCATGGTGGTGGTGTGGCGCCGGCTGACAATAATCTTTGCGAGCACTCTATGGCTTTTCCACTTCCAAGATCGTATAATGAAGACGTGTGTGAGCAATTTTTAGACAAGAAAGAAATCAACCAATTCAATGGCAGTGCCACAAAGCCTTTTGCAGAAGAAAACGCAACGGGGACCGATGCAATGCACACTTTCTTTGAAgaaggccaaatgaccaaacggATGAACGATTTCTATGAAGAAGACTGGTGGATTGAATTTTCCTCTGATAATATGGACCTTTGGAAACTACTGAATGAAGAAC